The following coding sequences lie in one Kryptolebias marmoratus isolate JLee-2015 linkage group LG5, ASM164957v2, whole genome shotgun sequence genomic window:
- the LOC108239774 gene encoding lymphocyte antigen 6 complex locus protein G6d, translating to MKTLLICGALMVMIVTGESLTCQTCRSVFKDRCFYSSSVSCSHPQSSCYNGKLAFNISSLITLYSRSCLPSSLCNQTETGTLLTVGYTVTRTCCGTDDCNGATSVRLSTAAALAAAVTAAWSLVAF from the exons ATGAAAACCCTGCTGATCTGCGGAGCGTTGATGGTGATGATTGTTACAG GAGAGTCTCTGACTTGTCAGACTTGCAGATCTGTTTTCAAAGACAGATGCTTCTACAGCTCGTCTGTGAGCTGCAGCCACCCTCAGTCCAGCTGCTACAACGGAAAACTGG CCTTCAACATCAGCAGCCTGATAACGCTCTACTCTCGCAGCTGCCTGCCGTCGTCTCTCTGCAACCAGACGGAAACCGGCACCCTCCTGACCGTCGGGTACACGGTGACCAGAACCTGCTGCGGCACCGACGACTGTAATGGAGCCACGTCTGTCCGGCTCTCCACCGCCGCAGCTTTGGCTGCTGCAGTGACGGCTGCTTGGAGCCTGGTGGccttttag
- the LOC112450813 gene encoding ly-6/neurotoxin-like protein 1: MNNFWKAVTVLSVLIAAVSCLDCHQCPIGVFGICLFGSDVTCMNSTHTCYNGEAQFNATGSLKLQTSGCLDSDLCGRTLTGSILTAAYTSSFTCCDTDLCNGAASVQLSLTAALCAAVLSSLWGFWEL, encoded by the exons ATGAATAACTTCTGGAAAGCCGTGACTGTCCTGAGTGTCCTAATTGCAGCGG TGAGCTGCCTGGATTGCCACCAGTGTCCCATTGGAGTTTTCGGCATCTGTCTGTTTGGAAGTGACGTCACCTGTATGAATTCAACACACACCTGCTATAATGGAGAAGCAC AGTTCAACGCCACGGGGAGTCTGAAGCTGCAGACCAGCGGCTGCCTGGACAGTGACCTGTGCGGGAGGACGCTGACCGGCAGCATCCTCACCGCCGCGTACACCAGCAGCTTCACCTGCTGCGACACAGACCTGTGCAACGGCGCCGCCTCCGTCCAGCTGTCTCTGACCGCCGCCCTCTGCGCTGCCGTACTTTCCTCGCTCTGGGGCTTCTGGGAGTTGTAG
- the clic1 gene encoding chloride intracellular channel protein 1, with protein sequence MDPGKQASIELFVKAGSNGVSLGNCPFSQRLFMVLWLKGVVFDVTTVDMKKKPGVLKDLAPGAQPPFLLYDGEVKTDTNKIEEFLENTLCPPAYPCLAAKNPESNTAGVNIFAKFSAYIKNSNPQANEALEAGLVKALKSLDNYLGAPLPSEIDADSKDDDVSTRPFLDGAELTLADCNLLPKLHIVKVVSLKYRNFTIPESLKNVWRYLNAAYAKEQFCDTCPSDEEINIAYASVAKALH encoded by the exons ATGGACCCGGGAAAGCAGGCCAGCATCGAACTTTTCGTGAAG gCGGGGAGTAACGGTGTGAGCCTCGGCAACTGTCCCTTCTCCCAGCGTCTCTTCATGGTTCTGTGGCTGAAAGGAGTCGTGTTTGACGTCACCACCGTGGACATGAAGAA GAAACCGGGCGTGTTGAAGGACCTGGCTCCGGGCGCTCAGCCTCCCTTCCTGCTGTACGACGGCGAGGTGAAAACCGACACTAACAAGATCGAGGAGTTCCTGGAGAACACCCTCTGCCCTCCAGC GTACCCGTGTCTAGCCGCTAAAAACCCCGAGTCCAACACCGCCGGCGTGAACATCTTCGCCAAGTTCTCGGCGTACATCAAGAACTCAAACCCTCAGGCGAACGAAG CTCTAGAGGCGGGGCTGGTGAAGGCTCTGAAGAGTCTGGACAACTACCTCGGCGCCCCGCTTCCCAGCGAGATCGACGCGGACTCCAAAGACGACGACGTTTCCACTCGGCCCTTCCTGGATGGCGCCGAGCTCACGCTGGCCGACTGCAACTTGCTGCCCAAGCTGCACATCGTTAAG GTGGTgagtttaaaatacagaaacttcACCATCCCCGAGTCCCTGAAAAACGTCTGGAGGTACCTAAACGCAGCGTACGCCAAAGAGCAGTTCTGTGACACCTGCCCGAGCGACGAGGAGATCAACATCGCCTACGCCTCTGTGGCCAAGGCGCTACATTAG